CCGATGGGAGGCGCTGAACTGGATCAACAGCCTGCTCCGCTTCTGCGTGCCGGTCTTCTTCATGATCTCGGGAGCCCTGTTCCTCGCACCCGAGCGCGAGTTGAGCCTTCGCGCCCTCTGGCGCAAGAACATTCCCCGGCTGGTCGTCGCGTTCGCCTGCTGGTCGCTGTTCTTCGCCCTGATCGAGGTCTACGGGCCGAACGGCAGCCGGGATCCGGGCGAGCTCGCCCGGCGCTTCTTCACCGGGCACTTCCACCTCTGGTTCCTACTGGCTCTCATCGGGCTCTACATGGTGCTGCCGTTGCTGAGAGCGATTACGAGGGATCGGGCCATCGCCTGGTACTTCGTCGCTCTGGCGGGACCCTTCGCCTTCCTCTTCCCGCTCCTCGAACTCGTACCGGGTGCCGGCGAGGTGCTGAGCGAGGTGCTCGGCACCATGCGCGTGCAGCTGGTGCTCGGGTACTCCTCCTACTTCGTGCTGGGCTATCTGCTGAGCACCGTCGAGCCGAGGCGCGCGCGGCTCTGGTGGATCGCCGCCGCGGGCGCCGTCGGAGCGCTCGGCATCGGCATCGGCACATCGCTCGTCTCGCGTGCCGAGGGAACCTCCGACGAGCTGTTCTTCGACTTCCTCACGCCGGGCGTCGCGCTCGTGTCAGTGGCGGTCTTCTGTCTCGCGCGGGCGTGCTGGGGCGACTCGCGCGGGCGCCTGCCGCGGGTCGCAGGAGCGCTCGCCGCGAACTCGATGGGGATCTATCTGGTGCACCCCTTCTTCCAGTGGGTCTACAAGCAGTTCGGCCTCACCACGGATATCGCGCCGGTGCTCGTGTCGGTGCCTCTGCTGGCGACGCTCGTGATGATCCCGAGCCTCGCGGTCGCGGCGCTGCTGCGACGGGTGCCTGTCGCGGGCCGGTTCCTGGCGTAGGGCGTGGTGCTCACCGTCAGCGGTGCGCGGTACCCTGGATGGGTCGGCGAAAGGGGCTCATCCGGTGTCTGAGAAAGACGGTTTCGTACACCTGCACGTGCACAGTGAGTACTCGATGCTCGACGGTGCGGCGCGAGTGGGGCCGCTCATGGACGCAGCGGTGGCGCAGGGGATGCCCGCTATCGCGGTCACCGACCACGGCAACACCTTCGGCGCCTTCGATTTCTGGAAGCAGGCGCGGGATCGCGGCCTCAACCCGATCATCGGCATCGAGGCCTATCTGACTCCGGGTACGCATCGCTCGGATCGCACGCGCGTGCGGTGGGGCGACGGCGCGGGCGACGACGTGTCCGGCGCAGGGGCGTACACCCACATGACGATGCTCTCCGAGAACACCGAGGGCATGCACAACCTCTTCCGGCTCTCGAGCTACTCCTCGATGGAGGGGTACTACTTCAAACCCCGCATGGACCGTGAGCTGCTGCAGACCTACGGCAAGGGCATCATCGCCACGACCGGGTGCCCCTCGGGCGAGATCCAGACCCGTCTGCGGCTCGGCCAGTACGACGAGGCGGTGAAGGCCGCCGCCGAGTTCCAGGACATCTTCGGCAAGGAGAACTTCTACTGCGAGCTGATGGATCACGGCCTCGACATCGAGCGCCAGGTGCAGTCAG
This DNA window, taken from Leucobacter tenebrionis, encodes the following:
- a CDS encoding acyltransferase translates to MRSANDRSGRIRYLEWLRAIAIVAVVVIHASITEWHQLPPEGPRWEALNWINSLLRFCVPVFFMISGALFLAPERELSLRALWRKNIPRLVVAFACWSLFFALIEVYGPNGSRDPGELARRFFTGHFHLWFLLALIGLYMVLPLLRAITRDRAIAWYFVALAGPFAFLFPLLELVPGAGEVLSEVLGTMRVQLVLGYSSYFVLGYLLSTVEPRRARLWWIAAAGAVGALGIGIGTSLVSRAEGTSDELFFDFLTPGVALVSVAVFCLARACWGDSRGRLPRVAGALAANSMGIYLVHPFFQWVYKQFGLTTDIAPVLVSVPLLATLVMIPSLAVAALLRRVPVAGRFLA